The Pseudomonas extremaustralis genome contains a region encoding:
- a CDS encoding Hcp family type VI secretion system effector: protein MATPAYMSITGTKQGLITAGAFTADSVGNTYQEGHEDQVMVQGFSHEVIIPRDPQSGQPTGQRVHKPVKITKVFDKSSPLLLAALTSGERLSEITIQWYRTSAAGTQEHYFTTKLEDAIIVDIKDHMHNCQDPANAHFTHLEDVAFTYRKITWTHEVSGTSGSDDWRAPVVA from the coding sequence ATGGCAACCCCCGCTTACATGTCCATCACCGGCACCAAACAAGGCCTGATCACCGCCGGGGCCTTCACCGCCGACTCAGTGGGCAACACCTATCAGGAAGGCCACGAAGACCAAGTCATGGTCCAGGGCTTCAGTCACGAAGTGATCATCCCGCGTGATCCGCAGTCCGGCCAACCCACCGGTCAGCGCGTGCACAAGCCCGTCAAGATCACCAAGGTCTTCGACAAATCCTCGCCGCTGTTGCTGGCGGCCCTGACCTCCGGCGAACGCCTGAGCGAAATCACCATCCAGTGGTACCGCACCTCGGCGGCCGGCACCCAGGAGCACTACTTCACCACCAAGCTCGAGGACGCAATCATCGTCGATATCAAGGACCACATGCACAACTGCCAGGACCCGGCGAACGCGCACTTCACCCACTTGGAGGACGTCGCGTTCACCTACCGCAAAATCACCTGGACCCACGAAGTGTCCGGCACTTCGGGCTCCGATGACTGGCGCGCGCCGGTCGTTGCCTAA
- the speA gene encoding arginine decarboxylase, whose amino-acid sequence MSVRRTRKDDGSQWTVADSRSVYGIRHWGAGYFAINDAGRVEVRPNGPSSTPVDLYEQVDALRKSGLSLPLLVRFPDILQDRVRQLTGAFDANIERLEYQSKYTALYPIKVNQQEAVIENIIATQDVSIGLEAGSKPELLAVLALAPKGGTIVCNGYKDREFIRLALMGQKLGHNVFIVIEKESEVGLVIQEAASLKVKPQVGLRVRLSSLASSKWADTGGEKSKFGLSAAQLLSVVERFRAAGLDQGIRLLHFHMGSQIANLADYQHGFKEAIRYYGELRNLGLPVDHIDVGGGLGVDYDGTHSRNASSINYDMDDYAGVVVGMLKEFCDAQSLPHPHIFSESGRSLTAHHAMLVVQVTDVEKHNDEMPQIENKDSLPETVQWLVDLLGPTDIEMVTETYWRATHYMSDVATQYADGKLTLAEKALAEQCYFAVCRRLHNSLKARQRSHRQVLDELNDKLADKYICNFSVFQSLPDTWAIGQVLPILPLHRLDEEPLRRAVLQDLTCDSDGKIKQYVDEQSIETSLPVHALNEGEDYLLGIFLVGAYQEILGDMHNLFGDTDSVNIYQREDGSVFSAGIETHDTIEDMLRYVHLSPEELMTHYRDKCASAKISASERTQFLDALRLGLTRSSYLSS is encoded by the coding sequence ATGTCCGTACGACGCACACGCAAAGACGATGGCAGCCAATGGACAGTTGCGGACAGCCGCAGTGTTTACGGGATTCGCCATTGGGGGGCCGGGTATTTCGCGATCAATGATGCCGGTCGCGTTGAAGTCCGTCCGAACGGCCCGAGCAGCACACCTGTCGACCTTTACGAACAAGTGGATGCGCTGCGCAAAAGCGGCCTGTCCCTGCCGCTGCTGGTGCGTTTTCCCGACATCCTGCAAGACCGCGTGCGTCAATTGACCGGTGCCTTCGACGCCAACATCGAGCGCCTGGAATACCAGAGCAAGTACACCGCGCTGTACCCGATCAAGGTGAACCAGCAGGAGGCGGTGATCGAAAACATCATCGCCACCCAGGACGTGTCCATCGGCCTGGAAGCCGGCTCCAAGCCTGAGCTGCTGGCCGTGCTGGCCCTGGCGCCGAAGGGCGGCACCATCGTCTGCAACGGTTACAAGGACCGTGAGTTCATCCGTCTGGCGCTGATGGGCCAGAAGCTCGGCCACAACGTGTTTATCGTGATCGAGAAAGAGTCCGAAGTCGGGCTGGTGATCCAAGAGGCCGCCAGCCTCAAGGTCAAGCCTCAGGTCGGCCTGCGGGTGCGCTTGTCGTCCCTGGCGTCGAGCAAGTGGGCGGACACCGGTGGCGAGAAGTCCAAGTTCGGCCTGTCGGCGGCGCAATTGCTGTCGGTGGTCGAGCGCTTCCGTGCGGCCGGCCTGGACCAGGGCATCCGCCTGTTGCACTTCCATATGGGCTCGCAGATCGCCAACCTGGCCGACTACCAGCACGGGTTCAAGGAAGCCATTCGTTACTACGGCGAACTGCGCAACCTCGGCCTCCCGGTGGACCACATCGACGTGGGCGGTGGCCTGGGCGTGGATTACGACGGCACCCACTCGCGTAATGCCAGCTCTATCAACTACGACATGGACGACTACGCCGGCGTCGTCGTGGGCATGCTCAAGGAATTCTGCGACGCGCAGAGCCTGCCGCATCCGCACATCTTCTCCGAAAGCGGCCGCTCCCTGACCGCCCACCACGCCATGCTGGTGGTGCAGGTGACCGACGTCGAGAAGCACAACGACGAAATGCCGCAGATCGAAAACAAGGACAGCCTGCCGGAAACCGTGCAATGGCTGGTGGACCTGCTGGGCCCGACCGACATCGAGATGGTCACCGAAACCTACTGGCGCGCCACCCACTACATGAGCGACGTGGCCACCCAGTACGCCGACGGCAAGCTGACCCTGGCAGAAAAAGCCCTGGCCGAACAATGCTACTTCGCCGTGTGCCGCCGCCTGCACAACTCGCTCAAGGCCCGCCAGCGCTCGCACCGCCAGGTGCTGGACGAACTCAACGACAAGCTGGCTGACAAGTACATCTGCAACTTCTCGGTGTTCCAGAGCCTGCCGGATACCTGGGCGATAGGCCAGGTGCTGCCGATCCTGCCCCTGCATCGCCTCGACGAAGAGCCGCTGCGCCGCGCGGTGTTGCAGGATCTGACCTGCGACTCCGACGGCAAGATCAAGCAATACGTCGACGAGCAGAGCATCGAGACCAGCCTGCCGGTACATGCATTGAACGAAGGCGAAGATTATCTGCTGGGGATCTTCCTGGTGGGCGCCTATCAGGAAATTCTCGGCGACATGCACAACCTGTTCGGCGATACCGACTCGGTGAACATCTACCAGCGTGAAGACGGATCGGTGTTCAGCGCCGGTATCGAGACCCACGACACCATCGAAGACATGCTGCGCTATGTGCACTTGTCGCCGGAGGAGTTGATGACGCATTACCGCGACAAGTGCGCGAGCGCGAAGATCAGTGCCAGTGAGCGTACCCAGTTTCTGGATGCGTTGCGGTTGGGGCTGACGCGTTCGTCTTACCTGTCTTCCTGA
- a CDS encoding type VI secretion system Vgr family protein, which produces MFAPANQTHFRLILKGLKYELKVLSLTGREAISQPFAFDIELVSEHPSFDLEALLHKPAFLQLAPDGRGVHGQLHRVAQGDAGKRLSRYSVTLRPQLAYLAHRFNQRIFQNLNVPSIIAQVLEEHGIQSTAYTFHLGTTYPTRDYCVQYDESDLHFIQRLCEEEGIHYHFQHSATAHTVVFGDDQTVFPRLAPVAYQQDAGLVASEPVVKRFDLRLETRTSRTTRRDYNFEIPRVTLEGDERSDALPDLEDYDYPGRFHDSQRGRHLAKRALERHRSDYQLAEGKSDQPLLLSGHFLPLTHHPKARWNDLWLLTEVLHEGKQPQVLEESITSDTTDNKDDFHQGYRNRFLATPWDVFYRPPLNHPKPRILGSQSAVVTGPEGEEIHCDEHGRVKVQFHWDREGRGDDKSSCWLRVSSSWAGARYGGIAIPRVGMEVLVTFLEGDPDQPLISGCLYHKTNPAPYPLPANKTRTVFKTMSSPGGSGFNELRIEDKKGAEQIFLHAQRDWDENIEHDQKIRVGNERHDTVEKNAYSEFKAEEHHTVHADRKVQARADDHLTVAMDQHVKIGAGQFVEAGREIHLSSGLKAVLEAGIELTLKAGGSFIKIDPSGVWISGPATNLNSGGNPGSGTAAAPLLPGLLKAADADKAGQLLVPAMLNPFVRKSTQGIALVPICGKQANGVCTREVCPCLRG; this is translated from the coding sequence ATGTTCGCACCAGCCAACCAGACCCACTTCCGCCTCATCCTCAAGGGGCTGAAATACGAGCTTAAAGTCCTTTCCCTCACGGGGCGCGAAGCCATCAGCCAACCCTTCGCGTTCGACATTGAACTGGTCAGCGAACACCCGTCGTTCGACCTCGAGGCACTGTTGCACAAGCCCGCGTTTTTGCAGCTGGCACCGGACGGCCGCGGCGTTCATGGCCAACTTCATCGCGTGGCCCAGGGCGACGCCGGCAAGCGCCTGAGCCGCTATTCGGTGACCCTGCGCCCGCAACTGGCGTACCTCGCGCACCGCTTCAACCAGCGCATCTTCCAGAACCTCAATGTGCCCAGCATCATTGCCCAGGTTCTCGAAGAACATGGCATCCAGAGCACGGCCTACACCTTTCACCTGGGCACGACGTATCCCACACGGGATTACTGCGTTCAATACGACGAATCCGACCTGCATTTCATCCAGCGCCTGTGCGAAGAAGAAGGTATTCACTACCACTTCCAGCACAGCGCCACCGCCCACACCGTGGTGTTCGGCGACGACCAGACGGTGTTCCCCAGACTCGCCCCCGTGGCCTACCAGCAAGACGCCGGCCTGGTGGCCAGCGAGCCGGTGGTCAAGCGCTTCGACCTGCGCCTGGAAACCCGCACCAGCCGGACCACCCGCCGCGACTACAACTTTGAAATCCCCCGCGTCACCCTCGAAGGCGACGAGCGTAGCGACGCCCTGCCCGACCTCGAAGACTACGACTACCCCGGCCGTTTCCACGACAGCCAACGCGGCAGGCACCTGGCCAAACGCGCCCTCGAACGCCACCGCAGCGACTACCAGCTCGCCGAAGGCAAAAGCGATCAACCGCTGCTGCTCAGCGGCCACTTCCTGCCCCTGACCCACCACCCCAAAGCCCGCTGGAACGACCTGTGGCTGCTCACCGAAGTCCTCCACGAAGGCAAACAGCCCCAAGTCCTCGAAGAATCCATCACCAGCGACACCACCGACAATAAGGACGATTTCCACCAGGGCTACCGCAACCGTTTTCTCGCCACGCCGTGGGACGTGTTCTATCGCCCACCGCTGAACCATCCCAAACCACGCATCCTCGGCAGCCAAAGTGCCGTGGTCACCGGCCCCGAAGGCGAAGAAATCCACTGCGACGAACACGGCCGCGTCAAAGTGCAATTCCACTGGGACCGCGAAGGACGGGGCGACGACAAAAGCAGTTGCTGGCTGCGTGTTTCCAGCAGTTGGGCCGGCGCCCGCTACGGCGGCATCGCCATCCCCCGCGTCGGCATGGAAGTGCTGGTGACCTTCCTTGAAGGCGACCCCGACCAACCGCTGATCAGCGGCTGCCTGTACCACAAAACAAACCCCGCCCCCTACCCACTGCCGGCGAACAAAACCCGCACCGTGTTCAAAACCATGAGTTCACCCGGCGGCAGCGGCTTCAACGAACTGCGCATCGAAGACAAAAAAGGCGCGGAACAAATCTTCCTGCACGCCCAGCGCGATTGGGACGAAAACATCGAACACGACCAGAAAATCCGCGTCGGCAACGAACGCCACGACACCGTCGAGAAGAACGCCTACAGCGAATTCAAGGCCGAGGAACACCACACCGTCCATGCCGACCGCAAAGTCCAGGCGCGGGCAGACGACCACCTCACGGTGGCGATGGATCAGCACGTCAAGATCGGCGCGGGGCAGTTCGTCGAAGCGGGCCGGGAGATACACCTGAGCAGCGGGCTGAAGGCGGTGCTGGAAGCGGGTATAGAACTGACGCTCAAGGCCGGCGGGAGCTTTATCAAAATCGATCCCAGCGGCGTGTGGATCAGCGGCCCGGCGACGAATCTGAATTCCGGGGGCAACCCTGGCAGCGGCACGGCGGCGGCGCCGTTGTTGCCGGGACTGTTGAAGGCCGCGGATGCGGATAAGGCCGGCCAGCTATTGGTGCCCGCCATGCTCAATCCATTTGTACGAAAAAGCACCCAAGGGATTGCCCTTGTCCCCATTTGTGGCAAGCAAGCCAATGGTGTTTGCACACGGGAGGTCTGCCCATGTCTACGTGGCTGA
- a CDS encoding MATE family efflux transporter: MTTLLTDWRHRPTHLRVWALAAPMILSNISVPLVALVDSMVIGHLPHAHQLGAVAVGASLYTFLAWAMGFLRMGSTGFAAQAAGRNDGAALRQILLQGLLLALGLAMLLGTVGIPLSNLALAWMQPSPELNQLTREFFHTRLFGLPAALASYALVGWFLGTQNARAPLAILLTTNLVNIALNLWFVLGLDWGVVGSARASVIAEWTGALLGLALTQKALRAYPGHIAWAALRVWQSWRPLLAVNRDIFIRSLALQSVFFMITVQGARLGDATVAANALLLNGLLLTAHALDGLAHAVEALCGHAIGAHDRQALRRSLVVACGWSLIASVGFALLFTFAGHLFIAMQTDIPSVRETADLYLPYLAVLPLIAVWSYLLDGLFIGATRAREMRNGMLLTVLILLPFAWLLQGYGNHGLWISFLLFMALRSLTLWAIAWRLNKQDRWLNDAAPIERT, translated from the coding sequence ATGACCACCCTTCTCACCGACTGGCGCCACCGACCCACCCATCTCCGCGTCTGGGCACTGGCCGCGCCGATGATTCTGTCGAACATCTCGGTACCGCTGGTGGCCCTGGTCGACAGCATGGTCATCGGCCACCTGCCCCATGCCCACCAACTGGGTGCGGTGGCGGTCGGGGCCAGCCTGTATACCTTCCTGGCCTGGGCCATGGGCTTTTTGCGCATGGGTTCCACGGGCTTCGCAGCCCAGGCCGCCGGGCGTAACGATGGGGCGGCGTTGCGACAGATTCTGTTGCAGGGTTTGCTGCTGGCCCTGGGGCTGGCGATGTTGCTCGGCACGGTGGGCATACCGCTGAGCAACCTGGCGCTGGCGTGGATGCAACCCTCTCCCGAACTGAATCAACTGACCCGCGAATTCTTCCACACCCGCCTGTTCGGCCTGCCCGCCGCCTTGGCCAGCTACGCTCTGGTCGGCTGGTTCCTCGGCACACAGAACGCCCGCGCACCGCTGGCGATCCTGCTGACCACCAATCTGGTCAACATCGCCCTGAACTTATGGTTCGTCCTCGGACTGGACTGGGGCGTGGTCGGCTCTGCCCGTGCCTCGGTGATCGCAGAATGGACCGGTGCCCTCCTTGGCCTGGCGCTCACGCAAAAAGCCCTGCGCGCCTACCCTGGGCATATCGCTTGGGCTGCGCTGAGGGTGTGGCAAAGCTGGCGCCCATTGCTGGCGGTGAACCGCGACATTTTCATCCGCAGCCTGGCGCTGCAATCGGTGTTTTTCATGATCACGGTGCAGGGCGCACGCCTGGGCGACGCCACCGTGGCGGCCAACGCGCTGCTGCTCAACGGCCTGCTGCTGACCGCCCATGCCCTGGACGGCCTGGCCCATGCGGTCGAAGCCCTGTGCGGCCATGCCATTGGCGCACACGACCGTCAGGCGTTGCGCCGTTCATTGGTGGTCGCCTGCGGTTGGTCGCTGATTGCCAGCGTCGGTTTCGCCCTGCTCTTCACCTTCGCCGGCCACCTGTTTATCGCCATGCAGACCGATATCCCCAGCGTGCGCGAAACCGCCGACCTCTACCTGCCGTACCTGGCGGTTCTGCCGTTGATCGCGGTGTGGAGCTACTTGCTGGACGGACTGTTCATCGGCGCCACGCGCGCGCGGGAGATGCGCAATGGCATGCTGCTGACCGTGCTGATCCTGCTGCCATTCGCCTGGCTGTTGCAGGGCTACGGCAACCACGGCCTGTGGATCAGCTTCCTGCTGTTCATGGCCCTGCGCAGCCTGACGCTATGGGCGATCGCCTGGCGTTTGAATAAGCAGGACCGCTGGCTCAATGACGCAGCGCCCATCGAGCGCACATAA
- the accB gene encoding acetyl-CoA carboxylase biotin carboxyl carrier protein — translation MDIRKVKKLIELLEESGIDELEIKEGEESVRISRHSKTPAQQFYAPQMQAPAPAAAPAAAPAAAAAPAAPAAPVLNGFVVKSPMVGTFYRTPAPTSPAFVEVGQTVKVGDTICIVEAMKMMNHITAEKAGVIESILVENGQPVEYDQPLFTIV, via the coding sequence ATGGATATCCGTAAAGTTAAGAAACTGATCGAACTGCTGGAAGAATCCGGTATCGACGAGCTGGAAATCAAGGAAGGCGAAGAGTCCGTACGGATCAGCCGCCACAGCAAGACCCCGGCACAGCAGTTCTACGCACCTCAAATGCAAGCGCCGGCACCTGCTGCCGCTCCGGCCGCAGCACCTGCTGCCGCTGCTGCGCCTGCCGCACCGGCCGCGCCAGTGCTGAACGGCTTCGTGGTCAAGTCGCCAATGGTCGGTACCTTCTACCGCACCCCGGCACCGACCTCGCCAGCCTTCGTTGAAGTGGGCCAGACCGTGAAAGTGGGCGACACCATCTGCATCGTCGAAGCGATGAAAATGATGAACCACATCACCGCTGAAAAAGCCGGCGTCATCGAATCCATCCTGGTGGAAAACGGTCAGCCGGTTGAGTACGACCAGCCGCTGTTCACCATCGTTTGA
- a CDS encoding DUF2333 family protein, which produces MLDWKNRAGSAKGPAPEPKSANRGYFRTLLKSRALLSVIGLYLLVTGALGWYWSEEPALFPVQQNAQLAAEKEGKPMVVGYTTVETLKTVAGTLLNKPGGYISNDRFPPGLWMDNMPSWEYGVLVQVRDLTRALRKDFARSQSQSAEDSDLAKAEPRFNFDNKSWVLPSSESEYQEGINSLSRYEARLSDPNQRGALFYARADNLNNWLGDVATRLGSLSQRLSASVGRVKLNTSLKTEALAPGEVPQLDEEVVETPWMQIDNVFYEARGQAWALSHLLRAIEVDFADVLAKKNATVSVRQIIRELEASQEPVWSPMILNGSGFGILANHSLVMANYISRANAAVIDLRQLLNQG; this is translated from the coding sequence ATGCTGGACTGGAAAAACCGTGCAGGCAGTGCCAAAGGCCCCGCGCCCGAGCCCAAGTCGGCCAACCGCGGCTATTTTCGTACATTACTGAAGAGCCGAGCCTTGCTCAGCGTGATTGGCCTGTACCTGTTGGTCACTGGTGCCCTGGGCTGGTACTGGAGCGAAGAGCCGGCGCTGTTCCCGGTCCAGCAGAACGCCCAGCTTGCCGCCGAGAAGGAAGGCAAGCCGATGGTGGTGGGCTACACCACCGTGGAAACCCTCAAGACCGTGGCCGGCACCTTGCTGAACAAGCCCGGTGGCTATATTTCCAACGACCGTTTCCCGCCAGGCCTGTGGATGGACAACATGCCGAGCTGGGAATACGGCGTGCTGGTGCAGGTGCGCGACCTGACCCGCGCCCTGCGTAAAGACTTCGCCCGTTCCCAGTCGCAGTCGGCGGAAGACTCGGACCTGGCCAAGGCCGAGCCGCGTTTCAACTTCGACAACAAGAGCTGGGTGCTGCCTTCCAGTGAGTCGGAGTACCAGGAAGGTATCAACTCCCTGAGCCGCTATGAGGCCCGCCTGTCCGACCCGAACCAGCGCGGCGCCTTGTTCTATGCGCGCGCCGATAACCTCAACAACTGGCTGGGCGATGTCGCCACGCGCCTGGGTTCGTTGTCGCAACGTCTGTCGGCCAGCGTTGGCCGGGTCAAGCTGAACACCTCACTGAAAACCGAAGCGCTGGCGCCGGGTGAAGTGCCGCAGCTCGACGAAGAAGTGGTGGAAACCCCATGGATGCAGATCGACAACGTGTTCTATGAAGCCCGTGGCCAGGCCTGGGCCTTGTCCCATCTGCTGCGCGCCATCGAAGTCGATTTTGCCGACGTGCTGGCCAAGAAGAACGCCACCGTCAGCGTGCGCCAGATCATTCGTGAGCTGGAGGCGTCCCAGGAGCCGGTGTGGAGCCCGATGATCCTCAACGGCAGCGGCTTTGGCATATTGGCCAACCACTCGTTGGTGATGGCCAACTACATTTCCCGGGCCAACGCGGCGGTGATCGATTTGCGTCAACTGCTCAACCAGGGTTGA
- the aroQ gene encoding type II 3-dehydroquinate dehydratase — translation MATLLVLHGPNLNLLGTREPGVYGAVTLEQINLDLERRAREAGHHLLYLQSNAEYELIDRIHAARGEGVDFILINPAAFTHTSVALRDALLAVSIPFIEVHLSNVHKREPFRHHSYFSDVAVGVICGLGASGYRLALEAALEQLEEQAKRP, via the coding sequence ATGGCGACCTTACTGGTTCTTCACGGACCCAACCTGAACCTGCTCGGCACCCGCGAACCGGGCGTCTACGGGGCAGTGACCCTGGAACAGATCAACCTCGATCTGGAGCGACGGGCTCGTGAAGCCGGCCACCATTTGCTCTACCTGCAAAGCAATGCCGAGTACGAATTGATTGATCGCATCCATGCCGCGCGCGGCGAAGGCGTGGACTTTATCCTGATCAATCCCGCCGCTTTTACGCACACAAGTGTTGCATTACGTGACGCGCTGCTGGCGGTGAGCATCCCATTCATCGAAGTGCATTTGTCCAACGTGCACAAACGCGAACCTTTCCGCCATCACTCTTACTTCTCCGACGTAGCGGTAGGAGTGATCTGCGGCCTTGGCGCCAGCGGTTACCGACTGGCCCTGGAGGCCGCCCTGGAACAGCTTGAAGAACAGGCCAAGCGCCCCTGA
- a CDS encoding response regulator — protein MTEPEDPSRERLKQHFAQRVIHQARQILEIWQRLQRSEWSSTDLSELSEANVRLLRFAERFEQPEHSQLAQHIGESLKAVDDNRGRLSSHLITELNRLMQRLSRTGLRQGDQLEQTFLPPMRKPIYVMLDDYERAERLAKQLEFFGMSAQPLASVEAFRACMAERLPSAIVMDVDFCGTGLGLMLAAEAQDGLEQRLPLLFFSLHETDTPTRLAAVRAGGQEFLTGTLEASSLLEKIEVLTCVAQYDPYKVLIIDDSRAQALHTERLLNSAGIITRTLIEPIQAMAELADFQPDLIILDMYMPACTGTELAKVIRHNDRYVSVPIIYLSAEDDLDKQLDAMSEGGDDFLTKPIKPRHLITTVRNRAARARNLKARMVRDSLTGLYNHTHILQLLEDCSFRSRRENKPLSFAMLDIDHFKRVNDSHGHPMGDRVIKSLALFLKQRLRKTDYIGRYGGEEFAIVMPDTDLESACRVLDEIRGRFAEIHYPAQPEDLWCTFSAGVAELCDESDSLMMAAEADEALYRAKDAGRNRVQAARTSKQSAIFSPDSTDSVITL, from the coding sequence ATGACCGAGCCAGAAGACCCCAGCCGTGAGCGCCTCAAGCAGCACTTTGCCCAGCGGGTAATTCATCAGGCACGTCAAATTCTTGAGATCTGGCAGCGCCTGCAACGCAGCGAATGGTCCAGCACCGACCTTTCCGAGCTCAGCGAAGCCAACGTGCGCCTGCTGCGCTTTGCCGAGCGCTTCGAACAGCCCGAACACAGCCAGTTGGCGCAGCACATCGGCGAATCCCTCAAGGCGGTGGACGATAATCGCGGCCGCCTGAGCAGCCATCTGATCACCGAACTCAACCGCTTGATGCAGCGCCTGTCCCGCACCGGCCTGCGCCAGGGCGATCAGCTGGAACAAACCTTCCTGCCGCCGATGCGCAAGCCGATCTACGTGATGCTCGACGATTACGAACGCGCCGAACGGCTGGCCAAGCAGTTGGAGTTCTTTGGCATGAGCGCCCAGCCTCTGGCCAGCGTCGAGGCGTTTCGTGCATGCATGGCCGAGCGCCTGCCGTCGGCGATTGTGATGGACGTGGATTTCTGCGGCACCGGCCTTGGCCTCATGCTCGCCGCAGAAGCCCAGGACGGCCTGGAGCAACGACTGCCGTTGCTGTTTTTCAGCCTGCACGAAACCGACACCCCCACTCGACTCGCCGCCGTGCGCGCCGGCGGCCAGGAATTCCTCACCGGTACGCTGGAAGCGTCCAGCCTGTTGGAAAAGATCGAAGTGCTGACCTGCGTCGCGCAGTACGATCCCTACAAAGTGTTGATCATCGACGACTCGCGGGCCCAGGCGCTGCATACCGAGCGGCTGCTCAACAGCGCCGGCATCATCACCCGGACCTTGATCGAACCGATCCAGGCCATGGCCGAGCTGGCGGATTTCCAGCCCGACCTGATCATCCTCGACATGTACATGCCAGCCTGTACCGGCACTGAACTGGCCAAGGTGATTCGCCACAATGATCGCTACGTCAGCGTGCCGATCATCTACCTGTCGGCCGAAGACGACCTGGATAAACAACTGGACGCCATGAGCGAAGGCGGCGACGACTTCCTCACCAAGCCGATCAAGCCGCGCCACCTGATCACCACCGTGCGCAACCGCGCGGCCCGCGCGCGCAACCTCAAGGCGCGGATGGTGCGCGACAGCCTGACCGGGCTGTACAACCACACCCATATCCTGCAATTGCTCGAAGACTGCAGCTTTCGCTCACGTCGCGAAAACAAGCCGCTGAGCTTTGCCATGCTCGATATCGACCACTTCAAGCGGGTCAACGACAGCCACGGCCACCCCATGGGCGACCGGGTGATCAAGAGCCTGGCGCTGTTTCTCAAGCAGCGCTTGCGCAAGACCGACTACATCGGGCGCTACGGCGGTGAAGAATTCGCGATTGTGATGCCCGACACCGACTTGGAATCGGCCTGCCGCGTGCTGGACGAAATTCGCGGGCGCTTTGCCGAAATTCACTACCCGGCCCAGCCCGAGGACTTGTGGTGCACCTTCAGCGCCGGCGTGGCGGAGCTGTGCGACGAGTCCGACAGCCTGATGATGGCCGCCGAAGCCGACGAAGCGCTGTACCGCGCCAAGGATGCCGGACGCAATCGCGTGCAAGCCGCGCGCACGTCAAAGCAAAGTGCCATCTTTTCACCGGATTCCACTGATTCCGTCATAACTTTGTAA
- a CDS encoding NUDIX hydrolase, with product MDTPQKEAAHRAASDAELICWVDEQDNLLGHLVRSDLRQRGLIGRCTFIFLFNSAGLLCVHRRTLSKALYPGFWDTAAGGMVAAGESYALSAARELEEELGVDGVELTEHDHFYFEDGNSRLWCRSYSAIWDGPLRLQPEEVMEARFLPIEQVLQEAGQKPYCPDAQEGLRRYLALRR from the coding sequence ATGGACACCCCTCAAAAGGAGGCCGCGCACCGTGCAGCCTCTGATGCGGAACTGATCTGCTGGGTGGACGAGCAGGACAATCTGCTCGGCCACCTGGTCAGGTCCGACCTGCGCCAGCGCGGCCTTATCGGCCGCTGCACGTTTATCTTCCTGTTCAATTCGGCGGGTTTGCTGTGTGTGCATCGGCGCACACTGAGCAAAGCCTTGTACCCCGGTTTCTGGGACACGGCGGCCGGTGGAATGGTCGCGGCCGGTGAGTCCTATGCACTGTCGGCGGCCCGCGAGCTGGAAGAGGAACTGGGTGTCGACGGTGTGGAACTGACCGAACATGACCACTTCTACTTTGAGGATGGCAACAGCCGGCTGTGGTGCAGATCCTATTCCGCCATCTGGGATGGACCGCTGCGGCTGCAGCCCGAAGAAGTCATGGAAGCGCGCTTTTTACCGATTGAACAGGTGCTGCAGGAGGCCGGACAAAAGCCTTACTGTCCGGACGCCCAAGAGGGCTTGCGGCGCTATCTGGCCTTGCGTCGCTAA
- a CDS encoding translation initiation factor Sui1, with amino-acid sequence MAKKAASFAALGGLVFSTDAGRHCPDCRQPVDSCTCKQTLIPEGDGIARVRRESKGRGGKTVTTITGVPLAEDALKELATALKKRCGTGGALKDGVIEIQGDHVELLLAELIKRGYKAKKSGG; translated from the coding sequence GTGGCCAAAAAAGCCGCATCCTTCGCCGCCCTTGGTGGCCTGGTATTTTCCACCGACGCAGGTCGACACTGCCCGGACTGTCGTCAGCCCGTGGATTCGTGTACCTGCAAACAGACCCTGATCCCCGAAGGCGACGGCATTGCCCGCGTGCGCCGCGAGAGCAAAGGCCGTGGCGGCAAGACGGTGACCACCATCACCGGCGTGCCCCTGGCCGAAGACGCCCTGAAGGAGCTCGCCACCGCGCTGAAAAAACGCTGTGGCACCGGTGGCGCGTTGAAAGACGGCGTCATCGAGATCCAGGGCGATCACGTCGAGTTGCTGTTGGCCGAGCTGATCAAGCGCGGTTACAAGGCCAAGAAGTCCGGCGGCTGA